The Peptococcaceae bacterium genome has a segment encoding these proteins:
- a CDS encoding ABC transporter permease yields the protein MLERGIAFIKRDFLIDTSYRVNFLLNILNTFFRVSFFYFFSLFIGVENYFPFVLVGIALFDYFSVLTRSFSETLREAQQEGTLEALASTLTPLFICIVFSGLYPLLYTVFQILLYFIIGASFYHLSLAGANYPAALLVMLTATFSFAGFGLLSSIFVLVYKRGDPLIWVLNSLSWLLSGTLYPVAVLPGWLQQATKLLPLTHALQALRLTLLEGAPLSKAAVPLAFLAALFFITSSLFIFLFPRALKKVKNAAGLSQY from the coding sequence TTGCTGGAAAGAGGGATAGCGTTTATAAAACGCGATTTTTTAATTGATACCAGTTACCGGGTTAATTTTCTCTTGAACATATTGAACACCTTTTTCCGCGTATCTTTTTTTTATTTCTTTTCACTTTTTATTGGTGTGGAAAATTATTTTCCTTTTGTTCTGGTGGGCATAGCCCTCTTTGATTATTTTTCTGTTCTTACCCGTTCCTTTTCGGAAACCCTGCGGGAAGCCCAGCAGGAAGGGACGCTGGAAGCATTGGCCTCAACCTTAACGCCCCTTTTCATTTGTATTGTTTTTTCCGGTCTTTACCCGCTCCTGTACACTGTTTTCCAAATTCTTTTGTACTTTATCATCGGCGCCAGCTTCTATCACCTTTCTTTGGCCGGCGCGAATTATCCCGCCGCCCTGCTCGTCATGCTCACCGCCACTTTTTCTTTTGCCGGGTTCGGCCTTCTCTCCAGCATTTTCGTCCTTGTTTACAAACGCGGCGACCCGCTGATCTGGGTGTTAAACAGCCTCTCCTGGCTGCTTTCGGGAACACTGTATCCCGTTGCCGTGCTGCCCGGCTGGCTGCAGCAGGCCACAAAACTGCTGCCGCTCACCCACGCCCTCCAGGCCCTGCGGCTTACTCTTCTTGAGGGCGCTCCCCTCAGTAAGGCAGCCGTCCCCCTGGCTTTCCTGGCCGCCCTTTTCTTCATTACCAGTTCTCTGTTTATTTTCTTGTTTCCACGCGCCCTAAAAAAAGTAAAAAACGCGGCAGGCCTTTCCCAGTATTAG
- a CDS encoding glycosyltransferase, with protein sequence MKASEMRLQMTITGCVMSRDDEKTLGECLSSLSEVADRLVVVDTGSRDGTLEIAREHGAEIHRIKWADDFSSARNYALEQAKGDWVVFLDADEYLRADAAWLKKALAAETKDVLLCALYNLGIQENGPVYGGGVARIFKNDSRIRYRRPVHEYLFHAERELSCADYRREVGIFHSGYDQEKMKDKNKYGRNVSLLLKELKKDSADGEIHFYLADMHRLAGDWEKAMFHLEAALQYNSFRKETYLRFTHISKVMTMIESQKYANEEIMEAIEKGLAIFPSSIELKVCREVVMVKVGKRARKALEDVQDSLRLFEMDNTAWPLDDQMMPEVCRLLKKSVGEH encoded by the coding sequence TTGAAGGCAAGCGAGATGAGGCTGCAGATGACAATAACCGGATGCGTAATGTCCCGGGACGACGAAAAAACGCTGGGCGAGTGCCTGTCAAGCCTAAGCGAAGTGGCGGACCGGCTGGTGGTGGTCGATACCGGTTCGCGAGACGGGACGCTGGAGATAGCAAGGGAACACGGCGCGGAAATCCACCGTATTAAATGGGCCGACGATTTTTCCTCAGCCCGCAATTATGCCCTGGAGCAAGCAAAGGGCGATTGGGTTGTCTTTCTTGACGCCGACGAGTATTTGCGGGCCGATGCGGCATGGCTCAAAAAAGCGCTGGCAGCCGAAACGAAAGATGTGCTTCTTTGCGCCTTGTATAACCTGGGCATCCAGGAGAACGGGCCGGTTTACGGGGGAGGCGTTGCCAGGATTTTTAAAAACGACAGCCGGATACGTTACCGCCGCCCGGTTCACGAGTACCTGTTCCATGCGGAAAGAGAGTTGAGCTGCGCCGATTACCGGCGCGAGGTCGGCATTTTTCATAGCGGCTACGACCAGGAGAAAATGAAGGATAAAAATAAATATGGAAGAAACGTTTCCTTGCTTTTAAAGGAGTTGAAAAAAGACTCCGCTGACGGGGAGATACACTTTTATCTCGCCGACATGCACCGGCTCGCCGGGGACTGGGAAAAGGCCATGTTTCACCTGGAGGCAGCCTTACAATACAATTCGTTTAGGAAGGAGACATACCTGCGGTTTACACACATCAGTAAAGTCATGACGATGATTGAAAGTCAAAAGTACGCCAATGAAGAAATCATGGAGGCGATTGAAAAGGGGCTCGCCATTTTTCCTTCCAGCATCGAGCTTAAAGTATGCAGGGAAGTCGTTATGGTTAAGGTTGGAAAGCGAGCGAGGAAAGCGCTTGAAGACGTGCAAGATAGCCTGCGGCTTTTTGAAATGGACAATACTGCCTGGCCTTTAGATGATCAAATGATGCCTGAGGTTTGCAGGTTGTTGAAAAAATCTGTTGGCGAACATTGA
- a CDS encoding ECF transporter S component, with product MKITTKMITRSALILALAIAVQSVRMPQFVTGPVVNALLFLAASLIGPVSAALIGLCTPVIAFAFGIMPLAPAVPVIILGNVTLALVFGYLPKNPYLGMIAAAVAKYGVMTLGVYYLLPLLLKINLPPKIVDMLTTPQLFTALGGGVLALVLLKALSWLKKG from the coding sequence ATGAAAATAACCACAAAAATGATTACCCGCAGCGCTTTAATTCTAGCGCTGGCTATTGCCGTGCAAAGCGTCAGGATGCCGCAGTTTGTCACGGGACCGGTTGTCAATGCCCTGCTTTTTCTGGCCGCGAGTCTGATAGGCCCGGTCAGCGCCGCGCTGATCGGGTTGTGCACACCGGTTATTGCTTTCGCTTTCGGGATCATGCCTTTGGCTCCTGCCGTACCGGTGATTATCCTGGGAAACGTCACGCTGGCCCTGGTTTTCGGCTACCTGCCCAAAAACCCTTACCTGGGCATGATTGCCGCCGCAGTGGCCAAATATGGCGTAATGACGCTGGGGGTATATTATCTGCTGCCCTTGCTGCTGAAAATCAACCTGCCGCCTAAAATCGTGGATATGCTCACCACCCCGCAGCTTTTTACCGCCCTGGGCGGCGGCGTCCTGGCGCTGGTGTTATTGAAAGCCCTCAGCTGGTTGAAGAAGGGATAG
- a CDS encoding iron-only hydrogenase system regulator: protein MEKRLGVVGIVVKSKENVPRLNAVLSEFSECIVGRMGVPYNKRGISVISLIVDGTTDEIGALTGKLGSLKGVIVKSALTKISEG, encoded by the coding sequence ATGGAAAAAAGGCTCGGCGTGGTGGGGATAGTGGTCAAAAGCAAGGAAAATGTGCCGCGGCTGAATGCTGTTTTAAGCGAATTCAGCGAGTGCATCGTCGGGCGTATGGGCGTACCGTACAACAAGAGAGGGATTTCCGTCATTTCGTTAATAGTTGATGGAACAACGGACGAAATCGGGGCCTTGACGGGAAAACTGGGAAGTTTAAAAGGGGTTATTGTCAAATCGGCTTTGACCAAGATAAGCGAAGGTTGA
- the ytaF gene encoding sporulation membrane protein YtaF: MFWTTVLFSLALSLDGLGVGLSYGLQKIKIRVLSFAVICLSSAAAVAVSMLAGSAVASFLPAWLASIAGGLFLIVLGGWIIMQNFILYLVPARIYHFRLPGLGLAISILKEPAEADLDRSGTIELKEAALLGAALAMDALGAGFGAALSGFDPFWTPVVVAASKFLLVSLGLFIGKNFAAGGLRNELCLLPGGIILLLGVTKLIKL, encoded by the coding sequence TTGTTCTGGACGACGGTTCTTTTTTCACTGGCTCTGAGCCTGGACGGTTTGGGGGTAGGGCTTTCTTACGGGCTTCAGAAGATAAAAATTCGCGTGCTTTCTTTTGCAGTCATTTGCTTGTCTTCGGCGGCGGCCGTGGCGGTTTCCATGCTGGCCGGGAGCGCGGTGGCCTCATTCTTGCCAGCCTGGCTGGCCAGCATTGCGGGCGGCCTTTTTTTAATCGTGCTCGGCGGTTGGATCATCATGCAGAATTTTATCCTATACCTTGTACCGGCACGGATTTACCACTTCAGGCTGCCGGGCCTCGGACTGGCCATCAGTATACTGAAAGAACCTGCCGAGGCCGACCTGGACCGTTCGGGGACGATCGAACTGAAAGAGGCGGCGCTTTTGGGCGCGGCCCTGGCGATGGATGCCCTAGGAGCGGGTTTTGGCGCCGCCCTGTCGGGGTTCGATCCTTTCTGGACGCCGGTTGTCGTGGCCGCCAGCAAGTTTTTACTCGTTTCCCTGGGGCTTTTTATCGGCAAAAATTTTGCCGCCGGCGGGCTGCGAAATGAATTATGCCTGCTTCCAGGCGGCATAATCTTGCTGTTGGGGGTAACAAAACTTATAAAACTATAG
- a CDS encoding efflux RND transporter permease subunit yields the protein MLKAVIAKAIENRKVTIFFVLLAVIFGLYSYYLIPKQENPDMNVPVAMITVTYPGASPEEIEKNVTGKIEDELTGINGFDYCESYSRNSLSKVIIWLENDADVEKAWSKLRQKMDDLEGKLPAGCSAVEVNTELAETAGMIISLSGDNYSYEELAYFAEEIKKELAVVKGVSRFEVSGKQEKEVHVEIDTACLNQTRLSLEDVSQILAAQNTEIPPGNIQDGGTKIGVQAPGKFTSLEDIRNTILDVSPENGSVLRVRDIARVSLEDEDGNCKIRENGENAVLLTGYFQDNKNIVLVGKEVKERLDSVRKRLPQDLKVDEVIFQPRDIHESVTDFMKNLVLGMVIVALVVFFGMGMRNASIISTAIPLSILIAFGSMGFLGLKIHQITIAGLIIALGMLVDNAIVISDAIQVRLDREEERMQACVLGTKDVAIPVLSSTLTTVAAYIPLATLPGVAGDYIRGIPQVVIISLSASYLVALLFTPTMAFLFFKKGKREARIFLFWRYFKALLDKALAKKRGMFAVIAAALVFTLLLALNLPLVFFPKDDKNIVYINISAEKAADLSKTEELVKEVEEVLREQKEVVKYTSAVGSGLPKFFMTVPLAIQSPDFGQVLIQLDLREGKRFGSNTEFADYLQQVLDERIAGGTATVKQLELAEPVEAPVQVLVTGERYESVSSAAERLKEMLGRMEGTINVRDDGSDEFYEYEVEIDTGKAALLGLTRFDIQREINAALEGKTASVFRQGGEEYDIIVKGDIKTKEELENLAVKAAATGNKALIKQVAEIKLASELPTIKRYNRERTIKVLSDVKPGYSAVTTEDRLEQELRGLDLSDVRVVFNGEREKIRYHFGNLGTASVFAALIIYLIMLIQFNSLVQPLIIMTTIPLSAIGSVIGLFLFRQPLSFMALLGVVSLIGVVVNNAIIMLDYINSERSRGMEMEEACRSAVEKRFRPILMTTATTVLGLIPLAMSGTLFVPMAVSLMSGLVVATLLTMVVIPAVYAVAEGKKIINAPPREF from the coding sequence ATGTTGAAAGCAGTTATCGCCAAAGCGATCGAAAACAGGAAAGTAACCATTTTTTTTGTCCTGCTCGCGGTAATATTCGGTTTATACAGCTATTACCTGATCCCCAAACAGGAAAACCCGGATATGAACGTTCCTGTAGCCATGATAACGGTTACTTATCCCGGCGCCTCGCCGGAAGAGATCGAGAAGAACGTGACTGGCAAAATCGAGGACGAACTTACCGGGATCAATGGTTTTGACTACTGCGAGTCATATTCCAGGAACAGTCTTTCCAAGGTGATCATCTGGCTGGAAAACGATGCCGATGTCGAAAAGGCCTGGAGCAAATTGCGCCAGAAGATGGATGACCTGGAGGGAAAACTGCCCGCAGGCTGCAGCGCCGTTGAGGTTAACACGGAGCTGGCTGAAACGGCGGGAATGATCATCAGCCTTTCCGGCGACAATTATTCTTATGAGGAACTGGCCTATTTTGCCGAAGAAATCAAGAAAGAACTTGCAGTCGTAAAAGGGGTTTCCCGTTTCGAAGTATCGGGCAAGCAGGAAAAAGAGGTTCATGTGGAAATAGACACGGCCTGCCTCAACCAGACCAGGCTTTCGTTGGAAGATGTCTCGCAAATCCTGGCGGCGCAAAACACGGAGATACCACCCGGCAACATTCAGGACGGCGGGACAAAGATTGGCGTGCAGGCTCCGGGGAAATTCACCAGCCTGGAGGATATTAGGAACACGATACTGGATGTGTCACCGGAAAACGGTTCTGTTTTAAGGGTCAGAGACATTGCCAGGGTTTCGCTGGAAGATGAAGACGGCAACTGCAAGATCAGGGAAAACGGGGAAAACGCCGTTTTGTTGACCGGCTATTTCCAGGATAATAAGAATATCGTCCTGGTGGGAAAGGAAGTAAAAGAAAGGCTTGATTCTGTGAGGAAGCGGCTTCCCCAGGATCTTAAAGTGGATGAGGTGATTTTCCAGCCCCGCGATATTCACGAATCAGTAACCGATTTTATGAAAAACCTTGTTTTGGGCATGGTGATCGTGGCGCTGGTCGTTTTTTTCGGGATGGGGATGCGCAATGCCAGCATCATCTCCACGGCAATCCCCCTTTCCATCCTCATCGCGTTCGGCTCGATGGGTTTTCTCGGCCTGAAAATCCACCAGATCACCATTGCCGGCTTGATAATTGCGCTTGGTATGCTTGTAGACAACGCCATCGTGATCAGCGACGCCATCCAGGTCAGGTTGGACCGGGAAGAAGAGAGGATGCAGGCTTGCGTACTGGGAACCAAGGATGTGGCTATCCCCGTTTTATCATCCACGCTGACCACGGTGGCCGCTTACATTCCCCTGGCAACCCTGCCGGGGGTTGCCGGCGACTATATTCGGGGTATTCCCCAGGTGGTCATTATTTCCTTGAGCGCCTCTTACCTGGTCGCGCTTTTGTTTACACCCACCATGGCTTTTCTCTTTTTCAAGAAGGGCAAGAGGGAAGCGAGAATCTTTTTATTCTGGCGTTACTTCAAAGCGCTTCTGGACAAGGCGCTGGCGAAAAAAAGGGGGATGTTCGCCGTTATTGCCGCCGCGCTGGTTTTTACTCTTTTATTGGCCCTGAACCTGCCGCTGGTTTTTTTCCCCAAGGACGATAAAAACATTGTGTATATCAATATTTCGGCGGAAAAAGCCGCCGATTTGTCAAAGACCGAAGAGCTGGTGAAAGAGGTGGAGGAGGTCTTGCGAGAACAAAAGGAAGTGGTGAAATACACCAGCGCCGTCGGCTCCGGCCTGCCCAAATTTTTCATGACCGTCCCTTTGGCGATCCAATCGCCGGACTTCGGGCAGGTGCTCATCCAGCTTGACCTGCGCGAAGGAAAGAGGTTTGGCAGTAATACGGAGTTTGCCGATTATCTCCAGCAGGTTCTCGATGAGAGAATCGCGGGGGGGACGGCAACGGTAAAGCAGCTTGAACTGGCGGAGCCAGTGGAGGCGCCTGTGCAGGTCCTGGTCACGGGTGAGCGTTACGAGTCTGTTTCTTCCGCAGCAGAAAGGCTGAAAGAAATGCTCGGCAGGATGGAAGGAACGATCAACGTCAGGGACGACGGCAGTGACGAGTTTTACGAGTACGAGGTGGAGATAGACACCGGCAAAGCCGCTCTTCTCGGGCTTACCAGGTTTGATATTCAAAGGGAGATTAACGCCGCTCTTGAGGGTAAAACCGCTTCCGTTTTCAGGCAGGGCGGCGAAGAATACGATATTATAGTGAAAGGAGACATCAAAACCAAGGAGGAGCTGGAAAACCTGGCGGTAAAGGCGGCGGCGACCGGAAACAAGGCGCTTATAAAGCAGGTGGCGGAAATCAAGCTGGCATCTGAGCTTCCCACCATCAAGCGGTACAACAGGGAAAGAACGATAAAGGTTTTGAGCGATGTAAAACCCGGATACAGCGCGGTAACCACAGAGGACCGGTTGGAGCAAGAGCTGAGGGGACTGGATTTGAGCGATGTCCGGGTTGTTTTCAACGGGGAAAGGGAAAAAATAAGGTACCATTTCGGCAACCTGGGAACGGCCTCTGTTTTTGCCGCCCTGATCATTTATCTGATCATGCTGATACAGTTCAACTCACTGGTGCAGCCGCTGATAATCATGACCACCATCCCGCTTTCCGCAATAGGTTCTGTAATCGGACTTTTTCTTTTCAGGCAGCCGCTTTCGTTCATGGCCCTCCTGGGAGTGGTAAGCCTGATCGGTGTGGTGGTGAACAATGCCATTATCATGCTGGATTATATCAATTCTGAACGTTCAAGGGGCATGGAGATGGAAGAAGCCTGCCGGAGTGCAGTGGAAAAGCGGTTCAGGCCTATTCTCATGACAACGGCCACGACTGTCCTGGGACTAATTCCGCTGGCCATGAGCGGCACACTCTTTGTGCCTATGGCCGTATCCCTGATGAGCGGTTTGGTAGTGGCCACTCTGCTGACGATGGTGGTCATACCTGCCGTCTATGCGGTGGCGGAAGGCAAAAAAATAATAAATGCACCTCCCCGCGAGTTTTGA
- a CDS encoding efflux RND transporter periplasmic adaptor subunit, which yields MRRALFAGLLVLITGSAVISGCAADDSALKEKTKPVKVVELKEETYPVYLEYVGSIQPGKLKKYGFKISGRVGRVQVSDGQAVKRNDLLVSLDGTELVLAVKAAENTLDQARRAYEFSRDNYEKYKSLLEAGAISRQDADRARLDLAVQEAAYKNAEIDLENKRNILNDSEIRTEMDGFVAGIFVKEGEIAAAGYPAVAVRSENLIARVGVPQQDVGRISPGMTARVIVDGSETTGKVTEIAQLPDSQSRAYEVKVEIERKDFPAGAAARAVLKVGEERGVFIPITCILKSGRDFVFVVEEGKAVKREVTLGTVRGTQVMVFGLKDGEKLVVEGMKRLEDKDKVTIQP from the coding sequence ATGAGGCGCGCGTTGTTTGCCGGTTTACTGGTGTTAATCACGGGCAGTGCGGTCATTTCAGGGTGTGCGGCTGATGACAGCGCTCTGAAGGAGAAGACAAAACCGGTAAAAGTGGTGGAATTAAAGGAAGAGACGTACCCGGTATATCTTGAATATGTTGGTTCCATCCAACCGGGCAAATTGAAAAAATACGGCTTTAAAATTTCCGGCAGAGTCGGCAGGGTCCAGGTTTCCGACGGGCAGGCGGTGAAAAGAAACGATCTTTTGGTTTCCCTCGACGGCACGGAGCTTGTACTGGCCGTAAAGGCGGCTGAGAATACCCTGGACCAGGCCAGAAGGGCTTACGAGTTTTCGCGGGATAATTATGAAAAGTATAAATCGCTGCTGGAGGCCGGTGCCATTTCCAGGCAGGATGCCGACCGGGCAAGGCTTGATTTGGCCGTGCAGGAAGCGGCTTACAAAAATGCGGAAATCGACCTGGAAAACAAACGGAATATTCTTAATGACAGCGAAATCAGGACGGAGATGGACGGGTTTGTGGCTGGCATCTTTGTCAAGGAGGGAGAAATTGCGGCTGCGGGTTACCCTGCCGTCGCGGTGAGAAGCGAAAACCTTATAGCGCGGGTAGGCGTGCCGCAGCAGGATGTGGGCAGGATAAGCCCCGGCATGACGGCAAGGGTGATTGTTGACGGCAGCGAAACGACGGGCAAGGTTACGGAAATCGCCCAGCTGCCCGATTCGCAGAGCCGCGCTTACGAGGTGAAAGTAGAAATAGAGAGAAAGGATTTTCCTGCCGGTGCCGCGGCGCGGGCTGTCCTGAAAGTGGGGGAAGAACGCGGCGTTTTTATTCCCATCACCTGCATCCTGAAAAGCGGCCGGGACTTTGTCTTTGTTGTTGAGGAAGGGAAAGCGGTAAAAAGAGAAGTGACCCTTGGGACAGTCAGGGGTACGCAGGTTATGGTCTTCGGGCTGAAAGACGGTGAGAAACTGGTGGTGGAGGGAATGAAGAGGCTGGAGGACAAAGACAAGGTGACGATCCAGCCTTAG
- a CDS encoding TetR/AcrR family transcriptional regulator yields the protein MKERIIQHAGEEIGRYGFRKFTIDGIAEAMGISKKTVYKFFKGKREIVSAVVDDYIKSERAATIEAFQDRKSKSWLDRLNAVFFLYSEYKIPLWLLGELQRFFPEEWAKVEEFRRFKKELVYSLLEQGAKTGEINSCLHPDVITSVLDKSLDNLLDLNFLQKHEMTAHQLVEQVRDIFVFGILARTGGGA from the coding sequence ATGAAGGAAAGAATTATCCAGCATGCCGGCGAAGAAATCGGCCGGTACGGGTTCAGAAAATTTACAATAGACGGCATCGCCGAGGCTATGGGAATCAGCAAGAAGACGGTTTACAAGTTTTTTAAGGGCAAGCGGGAAATTGTCAGCGCGGTGGTTGACGATTATATCAAGAGTGAGCGGGCCGCAACAATAGAGGCGTTCCAGGACAGAAAGTCAAAGTCGTGGCTTGACAGGCTCAACGCCGTCTTTTTTCTTTATTCGGAGTACAAGATACCGCTCTGGCTGCTGGGAGAACTGCAGCGTTTTTTCCCTGAAGAGTGGGCCAAGGTGGAAGAATTCCGCAGGTTCAAGAAGGAACTGGTATACAGCCTGCTGGAACAGGGGGCCAAAACAGGCGAGATTAATTCGTGCCTGCACCCGGACGTTATTACATCCGTTCTCGATAAGTCGCTTGACAACCTGCTGGACCTGAATTTCTTGCAGAAGCATGAAATGACCGCCCACCAGCTGGTTGAACAGGTCCGGGACATCTTCGTCTTTGGGATTCTTGCCAGAACGGGAGGAGGCGCTTAA
- a CDS encoding ABC transporter substrate-binding protein gives MRLNKKIVLVILVAFVLTIAAGCSGTPKKEAPAPEKPKEIVIGANFELSGNVATFGQSIMNAMEMAIAEINASGGVLGANLKMVKADNKSDAAESTNCATKLITQDKVVALLGPVTSTNVLAASPVAEQYKIPLLTPTGTASKLTVDDSGKTKPYIFRNCFIDPFQGLVGANFALNTLKAKTAAIFIEKNSDYAKGLCEVFEKTFTEKGGKIVAKEAFVTEDKDFRAPLTKIKSTNPDVLYVPSYYEQDGLIAKQARELGYTNPIVGADGWDSSKLLEIAGAKALQKVYFTNHYSAFSTDPKVVKFVNDYKAKYGSVPDALAALGYDATYLMADAIKRAGAPDPAKIRDALENTKGFQGVTGTITMDDKHNPVKSAVILSFDKDGNQIFVESVNP, from the coding sequence ATGAGGTTAAACAAAAAGATCGTCCTGGTTATCCTGGTGGCTTTTGTTTTGACTATTGCGGCAGGGTGCAGCGGCACACCGAAGAAAGAGGCACCTGCCCCGGAAAAACCCAAAGAAATCGTGATTGGCGCCAACTTTGAACTGTCCGGTAACGTGGCAACTTTTGGCCAGTCCATCATGAACGCCATGGAAATGGCTATCGCGGAAATAAACGCTTCGGGCGGAGTCCTTGGCGCTAATCTTAAAATGGTCAAGGCGGACAATAAATCGGATGCGGCCGAATCAACGAACTGCGCGACCAAGCTGATAACGCAGGACAAGGTTGTAGCCCTGCTGGGACCAGTAACCAGCACAAACGTTCTGGCCGCTTCTCCCGTGGCTGAACAATATAAAATCCCCCTGCTGACACCGACCGGCACGGCTTCCAAACTGACTGTTGACGACAGCGGGAAAACAAAACCGTACATTTTCAGAAACTGTTTTATTGACCCGTTCCAGGGCCTTGTCGGCGCAAACTTCGCTCTGAATACCCTGAAAGCAAAGACCGCGGCCATCTTCATTGAAAAGAACAGCGACTATGCGAAGGGCTTGTGCGAGGTCTTTGAAAAGACCTTCACTGAAAAAGGCGGCAAAATCGTGGCCAAGGAAGCCTTCGTCACCGAAGACAAGGATTTCCGCGCGCCTCTTACCAAGATAAAATCAACCAATCCCGATGTCCTCTATGTGCCTTCTTATTACGAACAGGACGGACTCATCGCCAAACAAGCCCGTGAACTCGGTTATACAAATCCCATTGTGGGCGCTGACGGTTGGGATTCCAGCAAGCTGTTGGAAATCGCCGGGGCCAAGGCGCTGCAAAAGGTGTACTTTACCAACCATTACTCTGCTTTCAGTACCGATCCGAAAGTGGTCAAGTTCGTTAACGACTATAAGGCCAAGTACGGTTCAGTTCCCGATGCCCTGGCGGCTCTTGGCTATGACGCCACCTACCTGATGGCTGACGCGATCAAGCGGGCCGGTGCTCCCGACCCGGCGAAAATAAGGGACGCCCTGGAAAACACCAAAGGTTTTCAGGGGGTTACCGGAACAATAACCATGGATGACAAGCACAATCCTGTCAAGTCGGCCGTTATCCTTTCCTTTGACAAAGATGGAAATCAGATATTCGTAGAGTCGGTCAATCCGTAA
- a CDS encoding branched-chain amino acid ABC transporter permease, producing the protein MEQFYTFLQQVINGVSLGSIYALIALGYTMVYGIIKLINFAHGDIYMAGAYVGFFAITIFDMGFFPALLSSMFFCSVLGVIIERFAYKPLRNSTRIAALITAIGVSLFLEYGGMLIVTPQPRAFPNVFPQTKINFWAGNVYITNQQIVILAVTVLLMIILQYIVFRTQVGKAMRAVSFDKEAAQLMGINVDTTISATFAIGSALAGAAGVLVGIYYTSITPLMGIIPGLKAFVAAVLGGIGSIPGAAVGGLLMGIIEAMVSGYWSSTLRDAVAFGILILILIIKPSGIFGSNIREKV; encoded by the coding sequence ATGGAACAATTTTACACATTCTTACAACAAGTGATTAACGGTGTCTCCCTGGGAAGCATTTACGCCCTAATCGCACTTGGCTATACCATGGTCTATGGCATCATAAAGCTGATAAACTTTGCCCATGGAGATATCTACATGGCGGGAGCATACGTGGGCTTTTTTGCCATAACCATTTTTGATATGGGGTTTTTCCCTGCTCTGCTGTCTTCCATGTTTTTTTGCTCGGTCCTGGGAGTAATTATCGAACGTTTTGCCTACAAACCGCTGCGGAATTCAACCAGGATTGCGGCCCTGATAACGGCGATAGGCGTCTCGCTGTTTTTGGAGTACGGCGGAATGCTCATCGTCACTCCGCAGCCCAGGGCCTTCCCCAATGTGTTCCCCCAAACCAAGATAAATTTTTGGGCAGGCAACGTCTATATTACAAACCAGCAGATCGTTATCCTGGCAGTAACGGTTTTACTCATGATAATCCTCCAGTACATCGTCTTTAGAACGCAAGTCGGCAAGGCCATGCGCGCTGTTTCCTTTGACAAAGAAGCCGCACAGCTAATGGGAATCAATGTGGATACGACTATATCCGCAACGTTTGCCATCGGTTCGGCCCTTGCCGGTGCCGCCGGAGTACTGGTAGGAATCTATTACACCTCCATCACGCCTCTGATGGGCATAATTCCCGGCCTTAAAGCCTTTGTCGCCGCCGTCCTGGGAGGGATCGGCAGTATACCGGGCGCGGCCGTTGGCGGTCTTTTGATGGGGATAATAGAAGCCATGGTCAGCGGCTACTGGAGTTCTACTCTGCGCGACGCCGTTGCCTTTGGGATCCTTATTCTAATTCTCATCATAAAACCGTCCGGCATTTTCGGCTCAAATATCCGGGAGAAAGTGTAG